One window of Thermoflexus sp. genomic DNA carries:
- the speB gene encoding agmatinase — MDRYRPPDALEFPRFAGIRTFMRLPHVQTTEGVDVAIVGLPFDTGATFRVGARFGPEAIRSASVLLRPYHPVLRVHLFEHLSIVDYGDAPVAPGFIEDSLRRIADFLSRLTLAGVIPIGLGGDHSVLLGELRAVAAAYGPVALVQFDSHPDTWDAYFGHRYTHGTVVRRAIEEGLILPERSIQVGLRGPVYGPEDWEAARRLGLEVMSAAEVRAIGLESASRRILQRVGDHPAFLSFDIDFFDPAYAPGTGTPEVGGFTSWEGLFLLRGLVGLPLVGMDVVEVLPAYDPGGITALLAANVVYEGLALLAARRRDGLPHVATLGARPEGL, encoded by the coding sequence ATGGATCGCTATCGGCCGCCGGATGCCCTGGAGTTCCCCCGCTTCGCGGGCATCCGCACCTTCATGCGATTGCCCCATGTCCAGACCACGGAAGGCGTGGATGTGGCGATCGTCGGGCTCCCCTTCGATACAGGGGCCACGTTCCGGGTAGGGGCCCGCTTCGGCCCCGAAGCGATCCGCAGCGCCTCCGTTCTGCTCCGCCCCTATCATCCCGTTCTCCGCGTCCACCTCTTCGAGCATCTTTCCATCGTGGATTATGGGGATGCGCCGGTTGCCCCAGGTTTCATCGAAGACTCCCTTCGGCGGATTGCGGACTTTCTGTCCCGGCTGACGCTGGCGGGCGTGATCCCCATCGGCCTGGGGGGAGATCACTCGGTGCTCCTGGGGGAATTGCGGGCGGTGGCGGCCGCCTATGGGCCGGTCGCCCTCGTCCAGTTCGATAGCCACCCCGACACATGGGACGCCTATTTCGGGCATCGTTATACCCATGGCACGGTGGTCCGACGAGCGATCGAGGAGGGGTTGATCCTCCCGGAGCGTTCCATCCAGGTTGGACTGCGAGGGCCGGTGTATGGTCCGGAGGATTGGGAGGCCGCGCGGCGCCTGGGGCTGGAGGTCATGTCTGCGGCCGAGGTGCGGGCGATCGGTCTGGAGAGCGCCTCCCGTCGGATCCTCCAGCGCGTCGGCGATCATCCGGCCTTCCTCTCGTTCGACATCGATTTCTTCGACCCGGCCTATGCGCCTGGAACGGGCACGCCGGAGGTGGGGGGGTTTACATCGTGGGAGGGGCTTTTTCTGCTCCGGGGGCTGGTGGGCCTTCCCCTGGTAGGAATGGATGTGGTGGAGGTGCTGCCCGCTTACGATCCCGGCGGGATCACCGCGTTGCTGGCCGCCAACGTGGTTTACGAAGGGCTGGCCCTTCTGGCCGCCCGCCGGCGGGACGGCCTGCCGCACGTGGCGACTTTGGGTGCCCGGCCGGAAGGGCTGTGA
- a CDS encoding ABC transporter permease: protein MSRKGRSLEVFGALVLSGLLALLMAGRTAEPPWRILLGGMGLLDAILAATWILGLPVIPTLVLVRAALGFVLGLGLMFALGLAPGLGLCLTAMALGIAAIPRARLPMLLILPGAFYLLTFFAFAVGIIAVISFLKRGPYGGIRWVFVLENYQRALDPLYMQIILISLWIALVTTVLCLLIGYPVAYAMARAPARWRNALLILTMIPFWTNFLVRTLALMFVLRSDGPINGLLMALGLVQEPLSLLFTQNAVILGLVYGELPFMILPLYATLERFDFSLVEAAHDLGANEWHAFRRVIWPLTLPGVLAGSTLVFIPSVGAFITPDLLGGAKTIMIGNVIQYQFLTVRHWPFGSALSLILMAMVLAATMIYLRVGGGERAL from the coding sequence ATGAGCCGGAAGGGACGCTCTCTGGAAGTATTCGGGGCCCTGGTGCTCAGCGGCCTTCTGGCCCTGCTGATGGCCGGCAGAACCGCCGAACCGCCCTGGCGGATCCTCCTGGGCGGGATGGGGCTCCTGGATGCGATCCTCGCCGCCACGTGGATCCTCGGGCTTCCGGTGATCCCCACCCTGGTCCTGGTCCGGGCGGCCCTTGGGTTTGTCCTGGGCCTGGGGCTGATGTTCGCCCTGGGCCTGGCCCCTGGCCTGGGCCTCTGCCTCACGGCGATGGCGCTGGGGATCGCGGCCATCCCCCGGGCCCGGCTTCCCATGCTGCTGATCCTCCCGGGCGCTTTTTATCTGCTGACCTTTTTTGCCTTCGCGGTGGGCATCATCGCGGTGATCAGCTTCCTGAAGCGGGGGCCTTATGGGGGGATCCGGTGGGTGTTCGTTCTGGAGAACTATCAGCGCGCTCTGGATCCCCTGTATATGCAGATCATCCTGATCTCTCTGTGGATCGCGCTGGTGACCACGGTGCTGTGTCTTCTCATCGGATATCCGGTCGCCTATGCGATGGCGCGCGCCCCGGCGCGATGGCGCAACGCGCTCCTGATCCTCACGATGATCCCCTTCTGGACCAATTTCCTGGTTCGCACCCTGGCGCTGATGTTTGTGCTGCGCTCGGACGGCCCGATCAACGGCCTTCTGATGGCCCTCGGTCTGGTTCAGGAGCCCCTCTCGCTGCTCTTCACCCAGAACGCGGTCATCCTGGGCCTGGTGTATGGCGAGCTGCCTTTTATGATCCTTCCGCTTTATGCGACGCTGGAGCGCTTCGATTTCTCTCTGGTGGAAGCGGCCCATGATCTGGGGGCGAACGAATGGCATGCCTTCCGGCGGGTGATCTGGCCCCTCACGCTACCGGGTGTTCTCGCGGGATCGACGCTGGTGTTCATTCCCTCAGTGGGCGCCTTTATCACCCCCGATCTGCTGGGCGGGGCGAAGACGATCATGATCGGCAACGTCATCCAGTATCAATTCCTCACCGTCCGCCACTGGCCCTTCGGCTCCGCCCTCTCGCTGATCCTGATGGCGATGGTGCTGGCCGCCACCATGATCTATCTCCGCGTCGGCGGAGGGGAGCGCGCGCTATGA
- a CDS encoding zinc ribbon domain-containing protein, translating to MDLSDLILLPVAFLGATIAAFWLSMVIWTFRDIRSRTRDLPTQFLATLLVAVLNIPGLLIYLILRPRETLAEAYERALEEELILQSLEEIEQCPGCGRRVKAEFVVCPYCHTRLKQPCPRCQRPLRLEWSLCPYCGVTLGVPVPSSTVPASAREHP from the coding sequence ATGGATCTCAGCGATCTGATCCTGTTGCCTGTTGCGTTCCTGGGCGCGACCATCGCAGCCTTCTGGCTGAGCATGGTGATCTGGACCTTCCGGGATATTCGATCGCGGACCCGGGATCTGCCCACCCAGTTCCTGGCGACGTTACTGGTGGCTGTGCTGAACATCCCCGGGTTGCTGATTTATCTGATCCTGCGTCCCCGGGAGACCCTGGCGGAGGCGTATGAACGGGCGCTGGAGGAGGAGCTGATCCTGCAGAGCCTGGAGGAGATCGAGCAGTGCCCGGGTTGCGGCCGGCGGGTGAAAGCGGAGTTCGTCGTCTGCCCGTATTGCCACACCCGTTTGAAGCAACCCTGCCCGCGCTGCCAGAGGCCCTTGCGCCTGGAGTGGAGCCTGTGCCCATATTGTGGTGTCACCCTGGGCGTCCCTGTCCCGTCTTCCACCGTGCCGGCGTCTGCGCGAGAACATCCGTAA
- a CDS encoding ABC transporter ATP-binding protein: protein MVFAVELRKVSKHFGEVEAVHQVSLQIQDGEFFSLLGPSGCGKTTTLRMIAGFERPTEGEIYIKGERMNDVPPFHRPVNTVFQHYALFPHMTVFENVAFGLEMKRLPRDEIRRRVEEALRLVRLTGLENRYPRQLSGGQQQRVALARALVNRPAVLLLDEPLGALDLKLRKEMQLELKALQHQVGITFIYVTHDQEEAMTMSDRIAVMNQGRVLQVGTPVEIYEHPATRFVADFIGETNFLEGRVVDLEQGMARVEVEGFPIFAAPSEGIHRGQRVTVAIRPERIRLCAEEPGDTPNRYPGMIEEVIYIGTDTLFRVRVGERIGLRVRMQNQDGSAAIHRYRPGTAIWAAWMPESARVLIE, encoded by the coding sequence ATGGTGTTTGCGGTTGAGCTGCGGAAGGTCAGCAAGCATTTCGGCGAGGTCGAGGCCGTTCACCAGGTCAGCCTTCAGATCCAGGATGGGGAGTTTTTCTCCCTGCTGGGCCCCTCGGGCTGCGGGAAGACCACCACGCTTCGGATGATCGCGGGCTTCGAACGCCCCACGGAGGGGGAGATCTACATCAAAGGCGAGCGGATGAACGATGTGCCCCCCTTCCATCGGCCGGTGAACACGGTGTTCCAGCACTACGCCCTTTTCCCCCATATGACGGTCTTCGAAAACGTGGCCTTCGGCCTCGAGATGAAGCGCCTCCCCCGGGATGAGATCCGCCGGCGGGTGGAAGAGGCCCTGCGCCTGGTGCGCCTCACCGGGCTGGAGAACCGCTACCCCCGCCAGCTCTCCGGTGGCCAGCAGCAGCGGGTGGCCCTGGCCCGCGCCCTGGTCAACCGCCCGGCTGTGCTGTTGCTCGACGAGCCCCTGGGCGCTCTGGATCTGAAGCTCCGCAAGGAGATGCAGCTGGAACTAAAAGCGCTTCAGCATCAGGTGGGCATCACCTTCATCTATGTCACGCACGATCAGGAGGAGGCGATGACCATGTCCGATCGCATCGCGGTGATGAACCAGGGGCGCGTCCTCCAGGTCGGAACTCCTGTGGAGATTTACGAGCATCCGGCAACCCGGTTCGTGGCGGACTTCATTGGTGAGACGAACTTCCTGGAGGGGCGGGTGGTGGATCTGGAGCAGGGGATGGCCCGGGTGGAGGTCGAAGGATTCCCGATCTTCGCCGCGCCGTCGGAGGGGATTCATCGAGGTCAGAGGGTCACCGTGGCCATCCGGCCGGAGCGGATCCGTCTGTGCGCGGAGGAGCCCGGGGACACCCCGAATCGCTATCCGGGGATGATCGAGGAGGTCATTTACATTGGAACGGACACGCTCTTTCGGGTTCGGGTGGGCGAGCGGATCGGGCTGCGGGTGCGCATGCAGAATCAGGATGGCAGCGCCGCCATCCATCGCTATCGTCCCGGAACGGCCATCTGGGCGGCGTGGATGCCGGAAAGCGCGCGCGTTCTCATCGAATAG